The genome window AGAGATACTGCAGGTTTCTAAGTAGTGctgaaaaatatcacattttgaaaaaacaGGACTTTCAGAACCGATTtatgaaatggaaacaaatctAGAAAGGAGTCTTGTTAGCTCCCGCAGATTCTCAGCTCTTTTTCTAGACATGTTTATGAAGACATCCAGGTCATGTGACAGCTGAGCCAGGGCCAACGTCAAACCAGGTCCAGCATCTTTGAGCTTCTTGACAGttaaaataatttaagaaaAGCTCCAGCATCAAGTAGCCAACAGATAAACCCAAAATATATGAACAGTTATctggaactgaactgaaccagGGATGGAAATGTGACTTTGGTGCCTATTGTTAATATTATTCTGTGCAGGTGACAAAGGAGAACGTGGCGACAGAGGAACACCTGGTAAAGCTGGACTTGAAGGCCCTCCAGGCTCCAGAGGTCCCATGGGCTCCAAAGGCACTAAGGGCCAGGCGGGTCCTCCCGGAGACCCCTGCAAATTCCAGTACTCCGCCTTCTCCGTCGGCCGTCACAAATCCCTCCACAGCCTGGAGTCCTACCAGGCGCTCGTGTTTGACACAGTGTTCGTCAACATGGACGACCACTTCGACATGTTCAAGGGGAAATTCATCTGCCACGTCCCGGGGATCTACTTCTTCAACATCAACATTCACACGTGGAACTTCAAAGAGACGTACCTACACATCATGCAGAACGACAAGGAGCAGGCCATCGTGTACGCCCAGCCCAGCGACCGCTCCATCATGCAGAGCCAGAGCCTGATGCTGGGGCTGGAGCTGGGCGACGAGGTGTGGATCCGCCTGTacaagagggagagggagaacgCAATTTACAGCAATGACGTGGACGTCTATATCACTTTCAATGGGTACCTCGTCAAAGCTAGCGTAGAGGGAAAATGAGTAAGAGAGGGAAGGCAAGGCTGAGGTCAGCTGTGTGGAAAGCAAACATACTGAACTGACCTGGAGTCAGAACTCAGTTCACTGTCCTTTTATATGTAGATTTTAAAGAAGGCTTCAGCATGCTCCACCATGCTGCTGGAGGATGAGCAACACCTCTGAGAGTATGTGAAGAAATAAACTGAGTCCAGTCAGAGCCCCAGTATTTTTTTTGAAAGTATCtgtattacattcattttcttcacaCTGCATACAGGCCACAACAGTAAAAGAAGTTCCACAGGGTTTCATTAgaggaacagttcaacattttgggaattatGCTaacttgttttcttgctgagagttagataagGAGATTGATGACCACTCTTGCATCTGTATGGTATATTTGTATCTGGAACCACCGGTTTAGCGAactttagcttagcacaaagcctggaaattgggaaacaaaacaaaacaaaatctgcctccaacacttctaaagctcaAAAATTAGTACGTTATGTTTTGTTTCAAGTACAGACTTGACATTTGTTCACTTGggttttgtacaaattaaacaaacaaaaataacatgCTAATTGGTGAGATTTAACTTGGGGTTTTTTGggaggcatttctgcttaaTTTAGAGAGTGACGGctggagagggacaggaaggaCGGGAGCGATGCATGATGACATGCTGGTACTACATGGCACAAGCTTTGTCATGTGGCCCAGTTGCTGggatttagaggtgctggtttGCAAATTTTATAACTGTCATACAGAGCCAGACTTCCACActtcgtgctaagctaagctaactggctgctagaTGTAGTGTGATGGCATGAGAGTGGTTTCATTCTCAACTAGCTCTcaataaaaaagtgaataagtgtatttcacaaaatgtcaaataagaGCTGCTAATGTTGCCTCGTTAAGATTTACCCCACAGAGTACTAAGATtattgatttagattttttaaaaaaggcttaaTTTGTAATGTGCTATAttttaatgacagaaaattCAAATTGAAAGATGGCTGATAGTATTCTCACTCTGTAATGAAGAAACATAACAATGGTTAATGCAATAGGATATATCTTTCACCGGTAATGTGGACTGTTACTGAGTTTCATGTGTGGTGCTAATAACACGGTGCTAACAAAACTTCACGTGTATGAACCTTCAGTTTGGGTttgtgaagcagcaggaagcaAAACGTTCTCTCCCACTAAGATGTAATGTCTTTGATTGACTTGATATTTTTTGATTGaattgtgttttgcttttcaagTGCACTTGAATATTTTGTGCTAAACATGTTTGACAGAAGGTGCTGattattctctctctccctgttagCATCATGTAAATATAAAGTGAATGAATATGAACTGTGCATTGTGCAGAAACTGGAGGCCCGAATGCAACATAAAGCAGTAACAGGTTGTAAGTATATTGACCGGTAGCATTAGTATATCCGCCTTGACGTCTTGCTTTTATGTAGTTCCTCAGTGTGACCACTGGAGGGAAGTGAACACTGATCATCGGTTCCAGCAGGATAAAAGCAGAAACCAAAAACGCTTGTTATTAATGTAGTCACTCCAAGTTTATTGTACTCTTATTTGTAGTAATAACACTAACATACTATATTTGCACATGGTTTTACCAATAACGATTATACCGCCATTAACTTTGTTGTTGAGCTGTAAGTTGAATATAGTTCCTCACTGTGACCGCTAGAGGGCAGCGTACGCTCTCGAGTTACACTTCTCGTACAATtctccaaaaataaaacaagcaaaacagacggctgtgtttctcttgtttaTTTGATGGTTTGCATCGCCGTTCACATTGTCATTGATGGCACGCCGGTTCagtattttgtctgtgtgcgtttcctcggcttcctcccacagtccaaagacatgcaggttaaTTGGTGACCAGGTTTACTGTGAGCACGAATTGTTATTTGTCTCTATGTGTCAGCCCTTTGGTGACGGATGGGACTAGAACTGATGCCCCTGAAAGTCACTGATATGATGGTGTCAgtgaatgcagctttgcagtCTGTTTGATATGTTTTTACTACAAGGGTACAGGGTCATTTCTGAGGCTGGGGTACACCTTGGAATCAGTTCAGCCTGAGTTAAATAAGACCTTTAAAAACACTGGTGAATGgaaagccagtgagggatcacaTCCATGTTGCAGTTCTTGCCAAACCCACAGCTTGGTCTGTCCACACCGCCTCTTGTAATGCAGATTTTGATGGACCTGAACACAGTGACACCTTGAGGACGCCATGTAGAGTTGCTGCATAATTAACTGGTTGCCTTCCCAAAgttaagtgtttctgtgttgcagctTTAACATTATCCttatcctgtttttgttttctttgcccCATCAGCTTTCTTATGGCAG of Chelmon rostratus isolate fCheRos1 chromosome 17, fCheRos1.pri, whole genome shotgun sequence contains these proteins:
- the c1qtnf6a gene encoding complement C1q tumor necrosis factor-related protein 6, encoding MLGVLVLLSLTSLVALVPPPTAPPVPCRRCCDHLEPAEGSGAQPPTLGFSHVPEVRTYINMTILKGDKGERGDRGTPGKAGLEGPPGSRGPMGSKGTKGQAGPPGDPCKFQYSAFSVGRHKSLHSLESYQALVFDTVFVNMDDHFDMFKGKFICHVPGIYFFNINIHTWNFKETYLHIMQNDKEQAIVYAQPSDRSIMQSQSLMLGLELGDEVWIRLYKRERENAIYSNDVDVYITFNGYLVKASVEGK